From Paenibacillus physcomitrellae, the proteins below share one genomic window:
- a CDS encoding HelD family protein: MDDFQSAYQEEKEHLDRTLATIEAELARLRAVPVYTGNDYTEQVLESGRESARRGLAQSVQEPYFGRLDFEEKDGKRMPLYIGKNGVGGEGEKPIVIDWRAPVASLFYSFTGGDSASYEAPEGLIEGLVYLKRNVMIRKQILERVVDTYNRDDGGPAVSDEFLLYRLGENKDNRLRDIVSTIQAEQDQIIRAARNTALIIQGVAGSGKTTVALHRLAYLLYQYKEQIAADRMVIFAPNRMFIDYISDVLPELGVGDIQQNTFSDWASDVLGLDETPMDGPDELGKWFELGKGFDQPGAGRLDDQLLPGRFKGSMLFRDLLEETVKRLERYCLPEEDFSPWDGAVLKETTIRQWFDEEYKPYPLVRRKERTLARIHRWIEMELKKAPSAAALKDRKKKASQREKAYAKKWPDLSPAAVYKALFGAKKLAGAAEPLQAELDELAQQIPQPILKQTSGDLKKNKFREEDLAGLLYLFATLDEIRGGQRFDHVVIDEAQDFSPLQVAVLDKFVKGHSFTILGDLSQGIHYYRGVRKWEEMQSLFAPEETAYFALTRSYRSTMEIILFANEILKRGVDTELLAVPVFRSAEPVRVLSIDLPDRVKWIAAALDRVMQGPYRTAALLTRTLQEAEELHAALAELGKELNLIDGRSSEYQGGMSVLPAYLSKGLEFDAVLVTDVDKEHYGEQDAKLLYVACTRALHELWLLSSGELPPYVAAEDPEIALTVWPEEKKA, from the coding sequence ATGGACGATTTTCAAAGTGCCTATCAAGAGGAAAAGGAACACCTGGACCGAACGTTGGCCACGATCGAAGCCGAACTGGCGAGATTGCGGGCGGTGCCTGTCTACACGGGCAATGATTACACGGAACAGGTGCTGGAATCGGGCAGGGAATCAGCGCGCAGAGGGCTGGCCCAGTCGGTGCAGGAGCCTTACTTCGGACGGCTGGATTTTGAAGAGAAAGACGGGAAACGAATGCCGCTCTATATCGGCAAAAACGGGGTAGGCGGCGAAGGCGAGAAGCCGATTGTCATTGACTGGCGCGCTCCGGTGGCCAGTTTGTTTTATTCTTTTACCGGAGGGGACTCGGCTTCCTATGAAGCGCCTGAAGGATTGATTGAAGGCCTTGTTTATTTAAAAAGGAACGTCATGATCCGCAAACAGATCCTCGAACGGGTGGTGGACACCTATAACCGGGATGACGGCGGCCCTGCCGTCTCGGATGAATTTTTGCTGTACCGCCTCGGGGAGAACAAGGATAACCGGCTACGCGACATCGTGTCGACGATTCAGGCCGAGCAGGACCAGATCATCCGTGCCGCCCGCAATACGGCGCTGATCATTCAGGGCGTGGCGGGAAGCGGAAAAACGACGGTGGCCCTCCACAGGCTGGCTTATCTGCTTTATCAATACAAGGAACAGATTGCGGCAGACCGGATGGTGATTTTTGCGCCAAACCGGATGTTTATCGATTATATTTCCGATGTGCTGCCGGAGCTGGGCGTGGGCGATATTCAGCAAAATACGTTCAGCGACTGGGCATCGGATGTGCTGGGGCTGGATGAAACGCCGATGGACGGGCCGGATGAGCTAGGAAAATGGTTCGAGCTCGGAAAAGGGTTCGATCAGCCGGGCGCAGGCCGCTTGGATGATCAGCTATTGCCGGGACGTTTCAAAGGTTCTATGCTATTCCGTGATCTGCTGGAGGAAACGGTCAAGCGGCTGGAGAGATATTGCCTGCCTGAGGAGGATTTTTCGCCATGGGACGGTGCGGTACTGAAGGAAACAACGATCCGTCAGTGGTTTGATGAGGAATATAAACCTTATCCGCTGGTCCGCCGGAAGGAACGGACTTTGGCGCGGATTCACCGCTGGATCGAAATGGAGCTGAAGAAAGCTCCGTCGGCGGCCGCTCTTAAGGACCGCAAGAAGAAAGCTTCCCAGCGCGAAAAAGCCTACGCCAAAAAATGGCCGGACCTGTCGCCGGCTGCCGTTTACAAAGCGTTGTTCGGCGCGAAGAAACTCGCCGGCGCGGCGGAGCCGCTGCAGGCCGAACTGGATGAACTGGCTCAGCAAATCCCGCAGCCAATCCTGAAGCAGACGTCGGGCGATTTGAAAAAGAATAAATTCCGGGAAGAAGACCTTGCCGGATTGTTATACCTGTTCGCCACACTGGATGAAATCCGCGGCGGGCAGCGGTTTGACCACGTCGTGATTGACGAGGCGCAGGATTTTTCCCCGCTGCAGGTGGCGGTGCTGGACAAATTCGTCAAAGGGCACTCCTTTACGATTCTGGGCGATTTGTCGCAGGGCATCCACTATTATCGGGGCGTACGGAAATGGGAAGAGATGCAGAGTTTGTTCGCGCCTGAAGAAACGGCTTATTTTGCGCTGACGCGCAGCTACCGGTCGACGATGGAAATCATCCTGTTCGCGAATGAAATTCTTAAACGCGGCGTCGATACCGAGCTGCTGGCCGTGCCGGTCTTCCGCAGCGCGGAGCCGGTGCGGGTGCTGAGCATCGATCTGCCGGACCGCGTGAAGTGGATTGCCGCCGCGCTTGACCGCGTCATGCAGGGGCCTTACCGGACGGCGGCGCTGCTGACAAGAACGCTGCAGGAGGCGGAAGAGCTGCACGCCGCTTTAGCAGAGCTTGGCAAGGAACTGAACCTGATCGACGGCCGCAGCAGTGAGTATCAAGGCGGGATGTCGGTGCTGCCGGCTTATTTGTCCAAAGGCCTGGAGTTCGACGCCGTCCTGGTTACTGATGTAGATAAAGAGCATTACGGCGAGCAGGACGCCAAATTGCTGTACGTCGCCTGCACCCGTGCGCTGCATGAGCTGTGGCTGCTGTCCTCCGGCGAACTACCGCCTTATGTCGCAGCAGAGGATCCGGAGATCGCTTTGACGGTGTGGCCGGAGGAGAAAAAAGCTTAG
- the aspS gene encoding aspartate--tRNA ligase, with amino-acid sequence MSKTRTHHCGQITEAQIGETVTLNGWVQTRRDLGGVLFIDLRDRSGIVQIVFNPAYSGEALTIADRARSEYVLSVTGKVVKRSPETVNPNLPTGEVEVQITEIEVLNTAKTPPFFIEDGIEVDESLRLKYRYLDLRRPEMQNTLRLRSKASKIFRDFLDEQGFFEVETPILTKSSPEGARDYLVPSRVHEGEFFALPQSPQLYKQLLMVSGIERYFQIARCFRDEDLRADRQPEFTQVDLETSFLSQDELLGMMEQLMARLFKETINVDIPLPFQRLTYADAMDKYGSDKPDLRFGMELIQVSDLVASSGVKVFASVIEKGGEVKVLNAKGCGIWSRKEIDDLGPFAARYGAKGLAWIQVKEGEFKGPIVKFFTPEEIEALKARTGAEEGDLLLFSADTKKVVADVLGALRLKIGKQLGLINENEFKFAWVVDFPLLEWDEEAKRYVALHHPFTRPREEDLHLLDTNPDQVLAQAYDIVLNGYEVGGGSMRIYKRDIQEKMFAALGLSQEEAKDKFGYLLDAFEYGTPPHGGMAFGLDRLVMLLSGRTNLRETIAFPKTASATDLMMNAPSEVDQSQLEQLHIKLAPTVKKTAEEAKA; translated from the coding sequence ATGTCTAAGACAAGGACACATCATTGCGGCCAGATCACTGAGGCCCAAATCGGAGAAACGGTAACGCTGAACGGCTGGGTGCAGACCCGCCGCGACTTGGGGGGCGTACTGTTCATCGACCTGCGCGACCGCAGCGGCATCGTGCAGATCGTTTTTAACCCGGCTTATTCTGGAGAAGCTTTGACCATTGCGGACCGTGCGCGCAGCGAATACGTGTTGTCCGTTACCGGTAAAGTCGTGAAACGCAGTCCGGAAACCGTCAACCCAAATCTGCCTACTGGCGAGGTGGAAGTGCAAATTACGGAAATCGAAGTGCTGAACACGGCTAAAACGCCTCCGTTCTTCATTGAGGACGGCATTGAGGTCGACGAATCGCTTCGTCTGAAATATCGTTACCTGGACCTGCGCCGTCCGGAAATGCAAAATACACTTCGGCTGCGCTCCAAAGCTTCGAAGATTTTCCGCGACTTCCTGGACGAGCAAGGATTTTTTGAAGTCGAAACGCCGATTTTGACGAAGAGCTCCCCGGAAGGCGCACGCGACTATCTGGTGCCTAGCCGGGTGCATGAAGGCGAATTTTTCGCCCTGCCGCAATCTCCGCAGCTGTACAAACAGCTTCTGATGGTCAGCGGCATTGAACGTTATTTCCAGATCGCCCGCTGCTTCCGCGACGAAGACCTGCGCGCCGACCGCCAGCCGGAGTTCACCCAGGTCGACCTGGAGACCTCCTTCCTGAGCCAGGACGAGCTGCTGGGCATGATGGAGCAGCTGATGGCCCGCCTGTTCAAAGAAACGATCAACGTGGACATTCCATTGCCGTTCCAGCGCTTGACTTATGCTGACGCGATGGACAAATACGGTTCTGACAAGCCTGACCTGCGTTTTGGCATGGAGCTTATCCAAGTCAGCGACCTCGTGGCAAGCAGCGGCGTGAAGGTGTTTGCATCCGTGATTGAAAAAGGCGGCGAGGTCAAAGTGCTGAACGCCAAAGGCTGCGGCATCTGGAGCCGGAAAGAGATCGACGACCTGGGTCCATTTGCAGCCCGCTACGGTGCCAAAGGCCTGGCCTGGATTCAAGTCAAAGAAGGCGAATTCAAAGGCCCGATCGTGAAATTCTTTACGCCTGAAGAAATCGAAGCCCTTAAAGCACGCACCGGCGCCGAAGAAGGCGACCTGCTGCTCTTCTCCGCCGACACGAAAAAAGTCGTAGCCGACGTGCTTGGCGCACTCCGTCTCAAAATCGGCAAACAGCTTGGCCTGATCAACGAAAACGAGTTCAAATTTGCCTGGGTAGTAGATTTCCCGCTGCTCGAGTGGGATGAAGAAGCCAAACGTTATGTAGCGCTGCATCATCCGTTTACGCGTCCACGCGAAGAGGATCTGCATCTGCTCGATACGAACCCTGACCAGGTTCTGGCACAAGCCTATGACATCGTGCTTAACGGCTATGAAGTGGGCGGCGGTTCCATGCGGATCTACAAACGCGACATTCAGGAAAAAATGTTCGCAGCCCTCGGCTTATCGCAAGAGGAAGCGAAAGACAAATTCGGCTATCTGCTCGACGCCTTCGAATACGGCACGCCTCCGCACGGCGGCATGGCGTTTGGCCTTGACCGTCTGGTAATGCTGCTGTCCGGACGCACGAACCTGCGTGAAACGATTGCATTCCCGAAAACGGCAAGCGCCACCGACCTGATGATGAACGCGCCGTCCGAAGTCGATCAATCCCAGCTTGAACAGCTGCACATCAAATTGGCGCCAACGGTGAAGAAAACCGCTGAAGAAGCCAAGGCGTAA
- the hisS gene encoding histidine--tRNA ligase: protein MAFQKPTGTQDLLPGTVEKWQFVEDKARDLCRRFNYREIRTPIFEQTSLFERGVGETTDIVEKEMYTFEDKGGRSMTLRPEGTAGVVRSYVENKLYGEPDVSKLYYIGPMFRYERPQAGRQRQFHQFGIEAFGATDPAIDAEVISLGYQFCIELGLKGVKVEVNSVGNAAVRAAYREKLLDFLLPMKDSLCKDCQSRIHRNPMRVLDCKTDQEKFVNAPSILDSLDEECSTHFEQVKKYLDEMGVDYAVNPRLVRGLDYYTLTAFEYKAQGIGAIDTVGGGGRYNGLVGEVGGPDQPGIGLGIGLERIQLILENQGVEVPAVKPLDVYLVALGEAAEQEITKQLFKLRQAGFSAERDYLGRKMKAQMKSADRMQARYTAILGDDELSRGEIALKSMENGEQKTVKLSELADELK, encoded by the coding sequence ATGGCTTTTCAAAAACCGACAGGCACCCAGGATCTGCTTCCGGGTACTGTAGAGAAATGGCAGTTCGTAGAGGACAAGGCACGCGATTTGTGCCGCAGATTTAATTACCGGGAAATCCGGACGCCGATTTTTGAGCAAACTTCCCTGTTCGAACGCGGCGTCGGCGAAACCACCGACATTGTCGAGAAAGAAATGTACACGTTTGAAGATAAAGGCGGCCGGAGCATGACGCTTCGTCCGGAGGGAACCGCCGGCGTGGTCCGTTCTTACGTGGAAAATAAACTGTACGGCGAACCTGATGTGAGCAAGCTCTATTACATCGGTCCGATGTTCCGTTACGAACGTCCGCAGGCCGGGCGTCAGCGCCAGTTCCACCAGTTCGGGATCGAGGCGTTTGGCGCCACGGATCCGGCGATTGATGCCGAAGTGATTTCATTGGGGTATCAGTTCTGCATCGAGCTGGGACTGAAAGGCGTCAAGGTGGAAGTGAACTCCGTCGGCAATGCCGCCGTACGGGCCGCTTACCGCGAGAAGCTGCTGGACTTCCTGCTGCCGATGAAGGACAGCTTGTGCAAGGACTGCCAGTCCCGGATTCACCGCAATCCGATGCGCGTGCTGGACTGCAAAACGGACCAGGAGAAATTCGTCAACGCGCCGTCGATCCTCGACAGCCTGGATGAGGAGTGCAGCACCCATTTTGAGCAGGTGAAAAAATACCTCGACGAAATGGGCGTTGATTACGCCGTAAATCCTCGTCTTGTTCGCGGTTTGGACTATTACACGCTGACTGCCTTCGAATATAAGGCACAAGGCATCGGCGCTATTGACACTGTGGGCGGCGGCGGCCGCTACAACGGCCTCGTCGGCGAAGTCGGCGGTCCGGACCAGCCGGGCATCGGGCTTGGCATCGGTCTGGAGCGGATTCAGCTCATCCTGGAGAACCAAGGCGTGGAAGTGCCGGCGGTCAAGCCGCTGGACGTCTACCTGGTAGCGCTGGGCGAAGCGGCCGAGCAGGAGATCACCAAGCAGCTGTTCAAGCTGCGCCAGGCCGGTTTCTCAGCGGAACGCGATTATCTGGGCCGGAAGATGAAAGCCCAAATGAAATCGGCGGACCGGATGCAGGCGCGCTACACGGCGATTCTTGGCGACGACGAGCTGTCGCGCGGCGAAATCGCGCTCAAGTCGATGGAGAACGGCGAGCAGAAGACGGTGAAGCTGTCCGAACTAGCTGATGAGCTGAAATAA
- a CDS encoding tRNA threonylcarbamoyladenosine dehydratase — MRNQFSRTELAIGAEGIEVMRNSTVAVLGVGGVGSMAVEALARGGIGRIIMIDKDTVDITNVNRQIPALTTTVGQKKADVMLDRVKQINPDCDAIALNMFYTEETYEQLFELKPDYIIDASDTIVYKIHLIKECLKRNIPLISSMGAANRMDPTKFLVADISKTHTDPMARVIRNKLRKEEGIKKGVKVVFSTETPVKPRKEVTEKIVPENAPEIRKAKQPPASNSFVPPTVGLIMVSVVVRELLEAAEKNRNKE, encoded by the coding sequence ATGCGCAACCAATTTTCAAGAACGGAGCTGGCTATTGGCGCCGAAGGCATTGAGGTCATGCGAAACAGCACCGTCGCCGTACTCGGCGTCGGCGGCGTCGGCTCTATGGCCGTCGAAGCGCTGGCCCGTGGCGGGATTGGCCGGATCATTATGATTGATAAGGACACGGTTGACATCACCAACGTCAACCGGCAGATCCCGGCGCTCACCACTACGGTCGGCCAGAAGAAAGCCGACGTTATGCTAGACAGGGTGAAGCAGATCAATCCCGACTGCGATGCGATTGCTTTGAATATGTTCTATACGGAGGAAACGTACGAGCAGCTGTTTGAGCTGAAACCGGATTATATCATCGACGCCTCCGACACGATTGTGTACAAAATCCATTTGATCAAGGAATGCCTGAAACGGAACATTCCGCTGATCTCCAGCATGGGCGCGGCGAACCGGATGGACCCGACCAAATTCCTTGTTGCGGATATTTCCAAGACGCATACGGACCCGATGGCCCGTGTCATCCGCAACAAGCTGCGGAAAGAGGAAGGCATCAAAAAAGGCGTTAAGGTCGTCTTCTCGACCGAAACGCCGGTAAAGCCGCGCAAAGAGGTTACGGAGAAAATCGTGCCGGAAAACGCGCCGGAAATCCGTAAAGCGAAGCAGCCGCCGGCGAGCAACTCTTTTGTACCGCCAACCGTTGGCTTGATTATGGTCAGCGTGGTTGTAAGAGAGCTGCTGGAAGCGGCCGAAAAGAATAGAAACAAAGAATAG